In the genome of bacterium, the window ACTCGAGTGCCTTGTGCGTCCTGGATCTCCACGGTGATAAACGAAAGATCTTTTCCAAAGGTGATATACCGGTGTTTGCTGGTGCAGCTGTCGGCCGTAAAGCACTTTCGATACCAGCCGACTCCGCCGGGCAGAGAGGCACCCGAAATGCCGGCCGGATGGTCCGGTTTCATATCCCCTTCGATGCTCCAATCATGGGACAGATCCAGACTGCGCCACCCCTGATCCGGAAAGCCGGGTTGTTCAGCAAGGGGCAGGTCGCCCAAATGGAATTTCCATCGGTCATCAAAACACGCCCGGCCTGAGGACTGGGCAAAGCCGGCCAGCGGCCGTCGTAGCGAGCACAATAAGAAAAAACAATTTCGTCTTCATAATTGATCCGTTTATTGATCATCGACAAGCGTAACCAGTGCAGCGGCGGATGGGAATGGAGAGGGGGCTGCATCTGGTTAACGCTTGGGTTGGCAAGCTGTAAAAACCACCAAGTGCACGAAGATTTTACAAAACGAATCTTCTGATCCCTTACTTCAAAAGCTCGACATTGAAGTTTATCAACAAGCCGACTGACACCTTGGCCAATTTCATATAGGTTAATATTTGT includes:
- a CDS encoding GxxExxY protein yields the protein QILTYMKLAKVSVGLLINFNVELLK